One Methylobacterium sp. AMS5 genomic region harbors:
- a CDS encoding AprI/Inh family metalloprotease inhibitor: MTRMAVAGALAALALSAAHAQESPPAPEPAPATVPAENGAGGPTGLATLPTTLAGAAGTWDLSLEGGRRRCVLTLAMETGPSGRAARFPAGCRRALPLMAGIGGWLFTGEGLRLVDRNLRPVLAFAKNPDGMSLGASAESGERYNLVPLQIAAMLPPAAPGAATVTPTANAVESDAPASAAVPEKPAEGPAPGLYALDRAEQKDVCRLEFTLPVEAGKDTAPVRVMPDCRDSGITVFDPVSWRFANGHLTLKARRGHAVSLVAIGEGRWRRDPEIGVPLVLRKVEP; the protein is encoded by the coding sequence ATGACGCGCATGGCGGTTGCCGGGGCGCTCGCCGCGCTGGCTCTGAGTGCGGCCCACGCCCAGGAGAGTCCGCCCGCGCCGGAGCCGGCACCTGCCACGGTCCCGGCGGAGAACGGGGCTGGCGGGCCGACCGGCCTCGCGACCCTGCCGACGACCCTTGCAGGGGCTGCGGGCACCTGGGACCTCTCCCTGGAGGGTGGGCGGCGGCGCTGCGTGCTGACCCTCGCCATGGAGACCGGTCCGAGCGGGCGCGCGGCGCGCTTTCCCGCCGGCTGCCGCCGGGCCCTGCCGCTCATGGCCGGTATCGGCGGCTGGCTGTTCACCGGCGAGGGCCTGCGCCTCGTGGACCGGAACCTGCGGCCGGTGCTGGCCTTCGCCAAGAACCCCGACGGGATGAGCCTCGGGGCCTCCGCCGAGAGCGGCGAGCGCTACAACCTCGTGCCATTGCAGATCGCGGCGATGCTGCCGCCCGCCGCCCCCGGCGCGGCCACCGTCACGCCCACGGCGAATGCGGTGGAGAGCGACGCGCCCGCCTCGGCCGCCGTGCCGGAGAAGCCGGCGGAGGGTCCGGCTCCGGGCCTCTACGCCCTCGATCGCGCCGAGCAGAAGGATGTCTGCCGCCTCGAATTCACGCTGCCCGTCGAGGCCGGCAAGGACACGGCCCCCGTGCGGGTGATGCCGGATTGCCGCGACAGCGGGATCACGGTTTTCGATCCGGTGAGCTGGCGCTTCGCCAACGGGCATCTGACATTGAAGGCGCGGCGCGGCCACGCGGTGAGCCTCGTGGCGATCGGGGAGGGGCGCTGGCGCCGCGACCCCGAGATCGGCGTGCCCCTCGTGCTACGGAAGGTCGAGCCGTAG
- a CDS encoding 2-hydroxyacid dehydrogenase, whose protein sequence is MPPAETPDILLIRQTRPDVAERLAERFRLHRLEEAPDREAFLDAVGPGIRALAVGAMCPIDAKLFDRLPQLEIVASFGVGYDTIDAVEADRRGIVVTHTPDVLSDEVADLALGLLLATLRQIPQADRYLRAGRWREGSFPLTTSLRERRVGILGLGRIGRAIAQRLEGFRVRIAYHGRRPQADVAYAYHDSLLGLAQAVDTLVVAAPGGPGTNGIVDARVLAALGPDGIVVNIARGSVIDEAALIAALQAGTILGAGLDVFENEPQVPQALIDLDRTVLLPHIGSGSHHTRAAMGRLLIDNLFSWFDGKGPLTPVPETPWKGSR, encoded by the coding sequence GTGCCACCAGCCGAGACGCCCGACATCCTGCTCATCCGGCAGACCCGCCCCGATGTGGCCGAGCGGCTTGCCGAGCGCTTCCGCCTGCACCGCCTGGAGGAGGCGCCCGACCGCGAGGCGTTCCTCGACGCGGTGGGACCGGGCATTCGAGCGCTCGCGGTCGGCGCGATGTGCCCGATCGATGCGAAGCTGTTCGACCGGCTGCCGCAGCTCGAGATCGTGGCGAGCTTCGGCGTCGGCTACGACACGATCGATGCGGTTGAGGCGGATCGCCGCGGCATCGTCGTCACCCATACGCCCGACGTGCTCTCCGACGAGGTGGCCGACCTCGCGCTGGGCCTCCTGCTCGCCACCCTCCGCCAGATCCCGCAGGCCGATCGCTACCTGCGCGCCGGGCGCTGGCGGGAGGGCAGCTTCCCGCTCACCACGAGCCTGCGGGAGCGCCGGGTCGGCATCCTCGGGCTCGGCCGGATCGGGCGGGCGATCGCCCAGCGGCTCGAAGGGTTCCGCGTGAGAATCGCCTATCACGGGCGCAGGCCGCAGGCCGACGTCGCCTACGCCTACCACGACAGCCTGCTCGGGCTGGCGCAGGCGGTCGATACGCTGGTCGTGGCCGCACCCGGCGGGCCGGGCACGAACGGGATCGTCGATGCCAGGGTGCTGGCGGCGCTCGGGCCTGACGGCATCGTCGTCAACATCGCCCGCGGCAGCGTCATCGACGAGGCGGCCTTGATCGCCGCGCTGCAGGCGGGGACGATCCTCGGGGCGGGGCTCGACGTGTTCGAGAACGAGCCTCAGGTGCCGCAGGCGCTGATCGATCTCGACCGGACCGTGCTGCTCCCGCATATCGGCTCCGGGTCGCACCACACCCGCGCGGCCATGGGCCGGTTGCTCATCGACAACCTGTTTTCCTGGTTCGACGGCAAGGGCCCGCTCACGCCGGTGCCGGAAACGCCCTGGAAGGGCTCGCGATGA